From one Bordetella genomosp. 9 genomic stretch:
- a CDS encoding GNAT family N-acetyltransferase, whose amino-acid sequence MTADIRLQVLESLSDVEPALWDGLAGGQPFLRHAFLSALHETGCAAPDTGWTPFYLSLWRGDTLAGAMPLYVKAHSRGEFVFDQLWADAFARHGLRYYPKLLCSVPFTPVTGPRLLAASHADRVALARGAIELAARLKLSSLHVLFPNDQDAAALREAGYLIRQGVQFHWRNQGYRDFDGFLASLNHDKRKKLRQDRKRVAAAGVGFRWRRGGDIDDAALRFFHGCYQETYRNHWSSPYLNLAFFQRIHRALPDALVLVEAHRDGVPIACALNMTDGAALYGRHWGTHDFVPGLHFETCYVQGIEYCLANGIDRFEGGAQGEHKMARGLLPEPTCSAHWIADSRFEAAIADFLDREGAAMGDYREQLAAHTPFKNNGAG is encoded by the coding sequence ATGACCGCCGACATCCGCCTGCAAGTCCTCGAATCACTCAGCGACGTGGAGCCTGCCCTGTGGGACGGTCTGGCGGGCGGACAGCCCTTCCTGCGCCATGCCTTCCTGAGCGCCCTGCACGAGACCGGCTGCGCGGCGCCCGACACGGGGTGGACGCCTTTCTACCTGAGCCTGTGGCGCGGCGATACCCTGGCCGGCGCCATGCCGCTATACGTCAAAGCGCATTCGCGCGGCGAGTTCGTGTTCGACCAGCTCTGGGCCGATGCCTTCGCCCGGCACGGCTTGCGCTACTACCCCAAGCTGCTGTGCTCGGTGCCTTTCACGCCGGTGACCGGACCGCGCCTGCTGGCCGCCTCGCATGCGGACCGCGTCGCGCTGGCGCGCGGCGCCATCGAACTGGCGGCCAGGCTCAAGCTCTCGTCCCTGCACGTCCTGTTCCCCAACGACCAGGATGCGGCCGCGCTGCGCGAAGCCGGCTACCTGATCCGCCAGGGCGTGCAATTCCACTGGCGCAACCAGGGCTATCGCGATTTCGACGGCTTCCTCGCGTCGCTGAACCATGACAAGCGCAAGAAACTGCGGCAGGACCGCAAGCGGGTGGCGGCCGCCGGCGTCGGCTTCCGCTGGCGGCGCGGCGGCGACATCGACGATGCCGCGCTACGGTTCTTCCATGGCTGCTACCAGGAGACGTACCGCAACCACTGGTCCAGCCCATACCTGAACCTGGCGTTCTTCCAGCGCATACACCGCGCCCTGCCGGATGCCCTGGTGCTGGTCGAAGCCCATCGCGACGGCGTGCCCATCGCCTGCGCGCTGAACATGACCGACGGCGCCGCCCTGTACGGACGCCACTGGGGCACGCATGATTTCGTCCCCGGACTGCATTTCGAGACCTGCTACGTGCAGGGGATCGAGTACTGCCTGGCCAACGGCATCGACCGTTTCGAAGGCGGCGCCCAGGGCGAACACAAGATGGCGCGCGGCCTGCTGCCCGAGCCCACCTGCTCGGCCCACTGGATTGCCGACAGCCGTTTCGAAGCGGCCATCGCGGACTTCCTGGACCGCGAAGGCGCCGCCATGGGCGACTATCGCGAACAATTGGCGGCCCATACGCCGTTCAAAAACAACGGCGCGGGCTGA
- a CDS encoding chemotaxis protein CheW: MAAAATRASTDTARADGGTRARRLFLRFDIGGDRYVLPASPIVRMLPWMPLKGLPAAPAWAAGVLLYGDTPVPVIDISALATGRKSAARASTRIAVVEYRAAPPARLLGLLLEHATQTVHYDEGEFVPCGLDYPDARYLGPVRPDEQGLVQRIDVDDLLPAQVREHLFQQAARAVGSAEPESAP, translated from the coding sequence ATGGCTGCCGCCGCGACGCGCGCAAGCACCGATACGGCGCGCGCCGATGGCGGCACGCGGGCCAGGCGGCTGTTCCTGCGCTTCGATATCGGGGGCGATCGCTACGTCCTGCCGGCGTCGCCTATCGTGCGCATGCTGCCCTGGATGCCGCTGAAGGGGCTGCCGGCCGCGCCGGCCTGGGCGGCGGGGGTGCTGCTGTACGGCGATACCCCGGTGCCTGTCATCGATATCAGCGCGCTGGCGACCGGACGCAAGTCAGCGGCGCGGGCCAGCACGCGCATCGCCGTGGTGGAATACCGCGCCGCGCCGCCGGCACGGCTGCTGGGGCTGCTCCTGGAGCACGCGACGCAGACCGTGCATTACGACGAAGGCGAGTTCGTGCCCTGCGGCCTGGACTATCCCGATGCGCGTTATCTCGGTCCCGTGCGGCCGGACGAACAAGGCCTGGTGCAGCGGATCGACGTCGATGACCTGCTGCCGGCGCAGGTACGCGAACACCTGTTCCAGCAAGCCGCCCGCGCCGTCGGGTCCGCGGAACCGGAGTCCGCGCCATGA
- a CDS encoding methyl-accepting chemotaxis protein: protein MKNQSLKRRIYASFAAILAVMLLMVIVDYTRLLAVDRDAQGMDQDSLPGLRYAMDMRNTWRDAYDVLREGVSAQVEQTAGAAVAKVRADVARTQGQLDADMRGYESTPFIGDDRAVYDDFKRALDSYRKIEDRILGSLQAGDAAGARDLLRGQLQQVFKEGLAVTDKMLAENRQRTDDAIDHILAALRHAEAIMLVGLVLAAIVAVAAGALLMRAINGPMQRIVSVLEAFGKGDLASRLDLGRRDEFGAVETGFNRMADELTDLVGKAQRSAIQVATSVTQIAATSKEQQATASEVAATTTEIGATSREIAATSRDLVRTMNEVSGAADQTASLADEGHHDLARMETTMRTVMDAAGSVNAKLAVLNEKAGNINQVVTTINKVADQTNLLSLNAAIEAEKAGEYGRGFAVVATEIRRLADQTAVATFDIEQIVREIQSSVAAGVMGMDKFSEEVRRGVNEMQQVGEQLAQIIQHVQTLAPRVQMVNEGMQAQATGAEQINQALSQLADATQQTVESLRQSSVAIDDLNTVAGELRGSVTRFRM from the coding sequence ATGAAGAACCAATCCTTGAAACGGCGCATTTATGCGAGCTTCGCCGCCATCCTGGCGGTGATGCTTTTGATGGTGATCGTCGACTACACGCGCCTGCTGGCGGTGGACCGCGACGCGCAGGGCATGGATCAGGATTCGCTGCCCGGGCTGCGGTACGCGATGGACATGCGCAATACCTGGCGCGATGCCTACGACGTGCTGCGCGAAGGCGTCAGCGCCCAGGTCGAGCAGACGGCTGGCGCGGCGGTCGCCAAGGTGCGCGCCGACGTGGCCCGCACGCAGGGCCAGCTCGATGCCGACATGCGCGGTTATGAGTCCACGCCGTTCATCGGCGACGACCGGGCGGTCTACGACGACTTCAAGCGGGCGCTGGACAGCTATCGCAAGATCGAAGACCGCATACTCGGCAGCCTGCAGGCCGGCGACGCGGCCGGCGCGCGCGACCTGCTGCGCGGCCAGCTGCAGCAGGTGTTCAAGGAAGGCCTGGCGGTGACGGACAAGATGCTGGCCGAGAATCGCCAGCGCACCGACGACGCCATCGATCACATCCTGGCCGCCCTGCGCCACGCCGAAGCCATCATGCTCGTCGGCCTGGTGCTGGCGGCGATCGTGGCCGTGGCGGCGGGCGCGCTGCTGATGCGGGCGATCAACGGCCCCATGCAGCGCATCGTCTCGGTCCTGGAGGCTTTCGGCAAGGGCGATCTGGCCAGCCGGCTGGACCTGGGCCGGCGCGACGAGTTCGGTGCCGTCGAAACCGGCTTCAACCGCATGGCGGACGAACTGACCGACCTGGTCGGCAAGGCGCAGCGCTCCGCCATCCAGGTGGCGACGTCGGTCACGCAGATCGCTGCCACCTCCAAGGAGCAGCAGGCCACGGCGTCGGAAGTCGCGGCGACCACCACGGAGATCGGCGCGACTTCGCGGGAGATCGCGGCGACTTCGCGCGACCTGGTGCGCACCATGAACGAAGTGTCGGGCGCCGCGGACCAGACCGCCAGCCTGGCCGACGAAGGCCACCATGACCTGGCGCGCATGGAAACCACGATGCGCACGGTGATGGACGCCGCCGGCTCGGTCAACGCGAAACTGGCGGTGCTGAACGAGAAAGCCGGCAATATCAATCAGGTGGTGACCACCATCAACAAGGTCGCCGACCAGACCAACCTGCTGTCGCTGAATGCCGCCATCGAGGCAGAGAAGGCCGGCGAATACGGCCGCGGCTTCGCCGTGGTGGCCACCGAAATCCGCCGGCTGGCGGACCAGACCGCCGTCGCCACTTTCGATATCGAACAGATCGTGCGGGAAATCCAGTCATCCGTGGCGGCCGGTGTCATGGGCATGGACAAGTTTTCCGAAGAAGTGCGGCGGGGCGTGAACGAGATGCAGCAGGTTGGCGAACAGCTGGCCCAGATCATCCAGCACGTGCAGACACTGGCGCCACGCGTGCAGATGGTGAACGAAGGCATGCAGGCCCAGGCGACGGGCGCCGAACAGATCAACCAGGCGCTGAGCCAGCTGGCCGACGCCACGCAGCAGACCGTGGAATCGCTGCGCCAGTCCAGCGTCGCCATCGACGACCTCAACACGGTCGCGGGCGAACTGCGCGGCAGCGTAACGCGGTTCAGGATGTGA